A portion of the Clostridium gelidum genome contains these proteins:
- a CDS encoding phage tail protein — protein MSFELDSTLLKVVDGAQKAQKAIDSLSPVASKASESVQAISKAAESVNKLESNVKGTRDAIGSTTSAVSNFIQACTDNTGERSFENIGEKANDVVKSISNVSKTVNDMKTNFKNTKAEIENLKNTASNLYKTFASTDLGKKSINFIGKQASKVSQKFPKSNGGKGQGVLNAGGQSIGKVVDGVQKTKKAIEGLAPIGLKASESVQAISKASESVGKVKNSFNDTKDAVGNVRTSVSNLMQAFTNNTGERSLENIGEKAKGVVKSISNVPKTVEDMATNFKNAKDEIGNVKSTVSDLFKTFKDNDLVKKSIGGIGKRSAEVAQKITKSNKSSKASKTAQSAGGKVSSVLNIAKQSMGKVGALTPSVSGPLQSLGGCFEKFKGVVSKCFSSLSGAFSIFTGLPLPLKIIIGVVALLAVAFATNFGGIRDIVMGVFNKISGAVKSAIDVFKKTGSAAQGIGALFTNLFGPKVGAVVTNTIKLITTVVKSLVEFIKAHMPQIQNTIQNVFKGIQSVWNSVLKPVLTFAIQIFGKLISFVMSNWPLIKQTITTVMTAIKNVITTVLGGLTTFWNAHGQTIKTVVGAAFNNIKTVISTVLSVVTGVIKTVMQIINGDWSGAWNTIKSTVGTVFNGAVDIVKNVITAIGTVFKDVGKTALNWGKDMIMGIVDGIKGAVSYIEDAVKGVADKIRSFLHFSVPDQGPLTDYETWMPDFMKGMGTGIKVNTHLVTDPVKDLSVGIKTNVNKNLSGGSKSGSPGAKGAASTGKDDGAQNGFAITIAKLADSIIIREEGDIDKIATALANKLSQTALGMG, from the coding sequence ATGTCATTTGAACTAGATTCAACATTATTAAAAGTTGTTGATGGAGCACAAAAAGCACAAAAAGCAATTGATAGTTTATCACCTGTAGCTTCAAAAGCATCAGAAAGTGTGCAAGCAATATCTAAAGCAGCAGAATCAGTAAATAAGCTTGAAAGTAACGTTAAAGGTACAAGAGATGCAATAGGAAGTACAACATCAGCTGTTTCTAATTTTATACAAGCATGTACAGATAATACTGGAGAAAGATCTTTTGAAAATATTGGAGAGAAAGCTAATGATGTAGTTAAATCAATATCTAATGTATCAAAAACAGTTAACGATATGAAAACTAATTTTAAAAATACAAAAGCTGAGATTGAAAATTTAAAAAACACTGCATCAAATTTGTATAAGACTTTTGCAAGTACAGATTTGGGTAAAAAGTCTATTAATTTTATAGGAAAACAGGCTTCCAAAGTATCTCAAAAATTTCCTAAATCAAATGGAGGTAAAGGCCAAGGAGTCTTGAATGCAGGAGGACAATCAATTGGAAAAGTTGTTGATGGAGTTCAGAAAACTAAAAAGGCAATAGAAGGTTTAGCACCAATAGGTTTAAAAGCATCAGAAAGTGTACAAGCAATATCTAAAGCATCAGAATCAGTAGGTAAAGTTAAAAACAGCTTTAATGATACAAAAGATGCAGTAGGAAATGTAAGAACGTCTGTTTCTAATTTAATGCAAGCATTTACAAATAACACCGGGGAAAGATCTCTTGAAAATATTGGAGAGAAAGCTAAAGGTGTAGTTAAATCAATATCTAATGTACCAAAAACGGTTGAAGATATGGCAACTAATTTTAAAAATGCGAAAGATGAGATTGGAAATGTAAAAAGTACTGTATCAGATTTGTTTAAAACTTTTAAAGATAATGATTTGGTCAAAAAATCTATTGGTGGTATAGGAAAAAGGTCTGCCGAAGTAGCTCAAAAAATTACTAAATCAAATAAAAGCTCTAAGGCATCAAAGACTGCACAATCAGCTGGAGGTAAAGTGTCTAGTGTCTTGAATATAGCTAAACAATCAATGGGAAAGGTTGGGGCGTTAACTCCTTCTGTATCTGGACCATTACAGAGTTTAGGTGGATGTTTTGAAAAATTTAAAGGTGTAGTCTCAAAGTGTTTTTCATCTTTATCTGGTGCTTTTAGTATATTTACTGGGTTGCCATTACCTCTTAAAATAATAATTGGAGTAGTTGCATTACTCGCAGTTGCATTTGCTACAAATTTTGGTGGAATAAGAGATATAGTTATGGGAGTATTTAATAAAATTTCAGGTGCTGTAAAATCTGCAATTGATGTATTTAAGAAAACAGGAAGTGCCGCTCAAGGAATAGGTGCTTTATTTACAAATTTATTTGGACCAAAAGTTGGTGCAGTTGTAACCAATACTATAAAACTAATAACTACAGTAGTTAAATCCTTAGTAGAATTTATTAAAGCACATATGCCACAAATTCAAAATACTATTCAAAATGTATTTAAAGGAATTCAATCAGTTTGGAATTCAGTTTTAAAGCCAGTATTAACATTTGCGATTCAAATCTTTGGAAAGTTAATAAGCTTTGTAATGTCTAACTGGCCACTTATAAAACAAACCATAACAACAGTTATGACAGCTATTAAAAATGTTATAACTACAGTTTTAGGAGGACTAACAACTTTTTGGAATGCGCATGGACAAACTATAAAAACAGTTGTAGGTGCAGCTTTTAATAATATAAAAACAGTAATTTCAACTGTGCTTAGTGTAGTTACAGGAGTTATTAAAACTGTAATGCAAATTATAAATGGAGATTGGTCAGGAGCATGGAACACTATAAAAAGTACTGTAGGAACAGTATTTAATGGAGCTGTGGATATTGTAAAAAATGTTATAACAGCTATAGGCACAGTATTTAAGGATGTGGGTAAAACTGCACTTAATTGGGGAAAAGATATGATAATGGGTATTGTAGATGGAATAAAAGGAGCAGTTAGTTACATTGAAGATGCAGTTAAAGGTGTAGCAGATAAAATAAGATCCTTCCTTCACTTCTCGGTACCAGATCAAGGTCCTCTTACAGATTACGAAACTTGGATGCCAGATTTTATGAAAGGTATGGGAACTGGAATCAAGGTTAATACTCATTTAGTAACTGATCCGGTTAAAGATCTTTCAGTTGGAATAAAAACTAATGTAAATAAGAATTTATCTGGAGGAAGTAAATCAGGAAGCCCAGGAGCTAAAGGTGCTGCAAGTACTGGCAAGGATGATGGTGCGCAAAATGGTTTTGCAATAACAATAGCAAAACTTGCTGATTCTATAATAATTAGAGAAGAAGGCGATATAGATAAAATTGCAACAGCTCTTGCAAATAAGTTAAGTCAAACAGCACTTGGAATGGGTTAG
- a CDS encoding DUF2577 domain-containing protein — protein sequence MNPYIKILNAARKEGSKDNPPSICIGKVISPPPNLIIETKNLQLYTDDIYIADYLLQGYSRGILITDGAGTKITTIDSLKENDRVAIMPTADLQTWIILCKVVSI from the coding sequence ATGAACCCATATATAAAAATTTTAAATGCAGCAAGAAAAGAAGGCTCAAAAGATAATCCACCAAGTATTTGTATAGGTAAAGTTATATCACCACCCCCAAACCTAATAATAGAAACAAAAAATCTGCAATTATATACTGATGATATTTATATTGCAGATTATTTATTACAAGGATATTCAAGAGGTATTTTAATAACAGATGGGGCAGGAACTAAAATAACTACAATAGATTCATTAAAAGAAAATGATAGAGTGGCAATTATGCCAACCGCGGATCTTCAAACATGGATTATATTATGTAAGGTGGTGAGTATTTAA
- a CDS encoding XkdQ/YqbQ family protein, whose product MIRIYSLYDGWNLTDITPVCKSVELSASVDQPARKCSFSMIYSLSDNNQPRVQIGPGTLISIVEDGTKELFRGQVIDRTLNSSGQEETFNCIDYMRFIMSSSTSMNIKNMTPEDVAVKACSEVNVLAGNIVATGIPINRVCPNTSYYNIVMQCYTQVSKQNGKQYIPMMQSDKFNVIEKGQVLSDYVLQSSKTDTYNNTMLGMTYKDSIESMINKVQIFDSDGNYLDSVEYSGLKDSYGTLQTTYEKEDDKDAITVANNKLCGFSDEISIDAIGSSDCITGYALKGKIWYLDILSDCTLYINEDTHTWDCGTGKYTMKLTVSLTNKMDLQGGDS is encoded by the coding sequence ATGATTAGAATATATAGCTTATATGATGGTTGGAATTTAACAGATATAACCCCAGTATGCAAAAGTGTTGAATTGTCTGCATCAGTAGATCAGCCAGCAAGAAAATGCTCATTCAGTATGATTTATTCATTAAGTGATAATAATCAGCCAAGAGTTCAAATAGGACCAGGAACATTAATAAGTATTGTTGAAGATGGAACAAAAGAACTATTCAGAGGACAAGTTATTGATAGAACATTAAATAGTTCAGGCCAAGAGGAAACATTCAATTGCATTGACTACATGAGGTTTATAATGAGCTCATCAACTAGCATGAATATTAAGAATATGACACCGGAAGATGTAGCAGTAAAGGCATGCAGTGAGGTTAATGTATTAGCTGGGAACATAGTTGCTACTGGAATACCTATAAATAGAGTATGCCCTAACACGAGTTATTACAATATAGTAATGCAATGCTATACCCAAGTCAGTAAACAAAATGGGAAACAATATATTCCTATGATGCAATCAGATAAGTTTAATGTTATTGAAAAAGGACAAGTTCTTTCAGATTATGTACTTCAATCGAGCAAAACAGATACTTATAATAATACAATGCTAGGAATGACTTATAAAGATAGTATCGAAAGCATGATTAATAAAGTACAAATATTTGATAGTGATGGTAATTACTTAGATTCAGTAGAATATTCAGGGTTAAAAGATAGCTACGGAACATTACAGACAACTTATGAAAAAGAAGACGATAAGGATGCTATAACAGTAGCAAATAATAAATTATGTGGTTTTTCAGACGAAATATCAATAGATGCAATAGGCAGTTCAGATTGTATAACGGGCTATGCATTAAAAGGTAAAATATGGTATTTGGATATATTGAGTGATTGCACATTATATATTAATGAGGATACTCATACTTGGGATTGTGGAACTGGAAAATATACAATGAAACTTACAGTAAGCTTAACTAATAAAATGGATTTACAAGGGGGAGATAGTTAA
- a CDS encoding DUF2634 domain-containing protein — protein sequence MVDLITTVGSFPTTETTITVPKEFAWDFDNNDFLLVDGKFQIVTGKEALKVWIRKALKTPNSIYAAYSTDYGSNLDSLVGTRLSISLIESESKRIVWECISINTHITGMNNFSVNTTKDILTISFTALTDQGEVTITNV from the coding sequence ATGGTGGATTTAATCACAACAGTAGGATCATTTCCAACAACTGAAACTACAATTACTGTCCCTAAAGAATTTGCTTGGGATTTTGATAATAATGATTTTTTATTAGTTGATGGTAAATTTCAAATTGTAACAGGAAAGGAAGCTTTAAAAGTTTGGATAAGGAAAGCACTTAAAACACCTAACAGCATATATGCAGCTTATTCAACAGACTATGGAAGTAATTTAGACAGTTTAGTTGGTACAAGACTATCAATTTCATTGATAGAAAGCGAATCTAAAAGGATAGTTTGGGAATGTATAAGTATTAATACTCATATAACAGGCATGAACAACTTTTCAGTTAACACAACAAAAGATATTTTAACAATAAGTTTTACAGCACTAACAGATCAAGGGGAGGTGACAATAACTAATGTTTAG